The genomic stretch AGCGCGTCGAGCGCGTGCGCCTGCCACCAGTAGTGGAAGGGGTCGTCCGGCCGCAGGAGCCGGGGCGGCAGGCAGACCCGGTAGAGTCCGGCCTCGTCGTCCCAGAAATGGGTGTCCAGCGCGGCCTGCGCCTGCCGGGCGGCGTCCGTCCAGGCGCTCACGGCGCGGCCTCCAGGGTCAGCGAGTCGAGGGTGAGCCAGCCGTAGTCGTCCGCACCGAACAAAACGGTGAGGCGCGACGGCCCCGGCGGCAGGGTGACGGTGGTGCCCACCGTGCCCCAGGTGGTCCAGTCCTGTGTGGCCGCGAAGTTCACGGGCTTGCCCACCCCGTTCAGCACGAGCTGCCGTGAGGCGATCCCGCCGCCCGCCCCGTAGCGCAGGGTCACCCGGTAGGTGCCCGCCCCCGGCGCGTTCACGTCGAAGGCCACCCCCTGCCCGAACGAGCGGAAGTTGCCCACGTACCCGCGCCCCGAGTGCCCCGGCGCCCGGCTCGCCGCGTCCACCCCGAGGTTCCGCGCGTTCTCGGCCTCGTAGCGCCCGTCTTTCCAGGGAATGCGGGCGGGCTGCGCTCCGGCGTTCAGCACGGCGGCCACGGCGGACCCGGCGGCGAGGCTCTGGAGGGCGTCCGCAGAAGGCACGGCGTCCCAGGCGGTGCCCACCAGCCCGTCCGCCCGCCGGGCATTCCAGGCGCTGGCCCCCTGGTCTCGCAGCGCGGCGAGGTACTTCTCCCCGCCCGGCTCCCCCGCCAGCCGCCTGAGCGCCCGGACCGTCACGCCCTTGAAGCCCCCGCCGTCGTTGGCGCCCTCGTCCAGCAAGATCCCGTTCTGGGTGAGGTTCGCCAGCGCCCAGTCCATCGCCCGGCGCGCGTCCGTCAGGTACGAGGCGTCCCCGGTCGCGTCCCGCAGCGCCAGCGAGGCGAGGACGAAATTGCCGAAGTTGTAGGTAAAGTCCCAGCGGGTCACGGTTCCATCGCCTGCCCCGGTCACGTGGTCGTACACGCGCGGGCCGTCCACCAGGCGGGCCTTGACCCAGGCGTGGGCTTTTTGCGCCCGGTCGAGGTACTTCCCGTCCCCGGTCGCCTGGTAGAGCCGCACGCAGGTGTTCACGTAGGGCGCGTTCGTGGCGACGTTCTTCTGGTCCTTCACCGAGCGCCGCCACCACAGCCCGCCGCCGTAGCGGTTGTCCCAGCCCTGCCAGATGCGGCCTTCGAGTTCGGCGGAGGCGTCGAGGTAGCGCCTTTCCCCCGTGAGGCCGTAGGCGCGGATGGCCCCCTGCGCCCACCAACCCAGGTCGTCGTTGTAGTCGTTGGCAAAGTCCGGGTACGCGGCCAGGAAGCCGTCCCAGACGGCGCCGATCATCGCCCGGTAGGCCGGGTCGCCGGTCGCCTCGTGCGCGTCCATCACCAGATCGAACAGTTGCGCTTCCCACCAGAAGTCCGAGTAGAGGCCGCCGACGGGTCCGGCGCCGTGCTCGGGGTGGGTCTTCTGGTCCGAGTAGGTGTAGAAGTACCGCGCCTGCGGGTCCCAGTAGGCGCGGACAAAGGCCTGCATCATGGCGCGCGGGTCGGACGGCGTGGGCGCGGCGGCGCGGGCTGCCCCCAGACCCAGGGCCAGGATCAGACTCGGGGCGGCCAGCAAAAGGAACGCGGCTCTGGGCATGAACGCTCCGGGGGGGGAGGGCGGGGGCGCGGCGCGCTCGGCCACCCTGCCCCCGCTCTTCAGGGGTTGGCGTTGTCGCGCAGCACGCGGTCGCCCGCCTCCTGCGCCTTTCTGAGGGTAGTGCGCGCGTCCTGCTTGCCCTCCAGGAACAGTTGCAGGTTGGGCACCAGCGCGTTGCCCTCCATCGGCGGGTAGCCGGGCACGGTGGGGCGGATGCGCGCGAAGCGCAGCGTGTCGGTCATGGGCTTCCAGAAGGGGTCGTTCTGGAAATAGGGATCGTTCACGGCCCGCAGGTTGCCGGGGATGTTGTTGCTGGTCTTGCCCCACAGCAGGGCATTTTTGGGGTCGGCCAGCCACCACTTCACGAAGGTCCACGCCGCGTCCTTTTGGCGCGAGGCCTGCGGGATGGCCAGGCCGAAGCCGCCCATCACCGAGCCGCGCGCCCCCGTCGGCCCGGCGGGCGGGGGGACGATGCCGAAGTCGAGGTCCTTGCCGTACTTGCGGTAGCCGTCGATGCTCCAGGGGCCGGTATAGATCATGGCCGCCTTGCCGGTCACGAAGGGGTCTTGCGCGTTCGCCTCGCCCTGGCCGAAGCCCAGTTCGTACACCCGGTTTTTGTTGATCATGCGGTCCCAGAACTCCAGCACCCGCAGGCCCGCCGCGTTGTTGAAGTTCGTCCGGGTGCCGTCGGCGGTCAGCATGGTGCCGCCCGCCTGCTGGAGGTACATGTTGAAGAGGCCGGGGTCGTTCATCAGAAAGCCGGTCCGGACCAGCTTGCCGCTGGCGTCGCGCTGGGTGAGCCGGATCGCCGCCTGTTCGAGCTGCGCCCAGGTGCGCGGAGGCTGAAGGCCCGCCGCCGCGAAGAGCTTCTTGTTGTAAAAGATCGCGCGGGCGTCCACCGTCAGCGGCAGGCCGTAAATCTTGCCCCCCGAGGAGAGTTCCTTGACCGCCTCGGGGTAAAAGTCGCGGATGTTGACCCGGTCGCGCGCGAGGTAGGGGTCGATGGGCGCCAGGACGTTTTTCGGCGCGTACAGCGCGGTCCGGAAGCGGTCCCAGATGATCACGTCGGGGACCTGTCCCGAGGTCGCGGCGGTCAGGAACTTCGTGATGATGTCCTGCTGCGGCACGTAGCGCACCCGCACGGCCCGCTGCGAGGCGTTGAAGGCGTTCACCATCGTGTTCACCTGCCGTTCGCCGTCCCCGGTCCAGTCTCCCCAGAGGGTGATGGTCGTCTGCGCGGCGGCGTGGGGCGTGAGCAGCGCGGCAGTGGTCAGGCCGAGCGCGAGCGTGCGGGAGCTGAACCTCATGGGGGAGACCTCCACGGCGTTGAGAGGACGGGGCGACTGCCTGCGGCTCGTCATGCCATCACACCTCCGGAAACCTGGCCGCGCAGCGCGTGGCCCTCGGCCCTTCAGACTTTTTGGTGTCCGCAGTGTGGGTTGGCTGTACATGACATGT from Deinococcus budaensis encodes the following:
- a CDS encoding glycoside hydrolase family 76 protein, encoding MPRAAFLLLAAPSLILALGLGAARAAAPTPSDPRAMMQAFVRAYWDPQARYFYTYSDQKTHPEHGAGPVGGLYSDFWWEAQLFDLVMDAHEATGDPAYRAMIGAVWDGFLAAYPDFANDYNDDLGWWAQGAIRAYGLTGERRYLDASAELEGRIWQGWDNRYGGGLWWRRSVKDQKNVATNAPYVNTCVRLYQATGDGKYLDRAQKAHAWVKARLVDGPRVYDHVTGAGDGTVTRWDFTYNFGNFVLASLALRDATGDASYLTDARRAMDWALANLTQNGILLDEGANDGGGFKGVTVRALRRLAGEPGGEKYLAALRDQGASAWNARRADGLVGTAWDAVPSADALQSLAAGSAVAAVLNAGAQPARIPWKDGRYEAENARNLGVDAASRAPGHSGRGYVGNFRSFGQGVAFDVNAPGAGTYRVTLRYGAGGGIASRQLVLNGVGKPVNFAATQDWTTWGTVGTTVTLPPGPSRLTVLFGADDYGWLTLDSLTLEAAP
- a CDS encoding ABC transporter substrate-binding protein, translated to MRFSSRTLALGLTTAALLTPHAAAQTTITLWGDWTGDGERQVNTMVNAFNASQRAVRVRYVPQQDIITKFLTAATSGQVPDVIIWDRFRTALYAPKNVLAPIDPYLARDRVNIRDFYPEAVKELSSGGKIYGLPLTVDARAIFYNKKLFAAAGLQPPRTWAQLEQAAIRLTQRDASGKLVRTGFLMNDPGLFNMYLQQAGGTMLTADGTRTNFNNAAGLRVLEFWDRMINKNRVYELGFGQGEANAQDPFVTGKAAMIYTGPWSIDGYRKYGKDLDFGIVPPPAGPTGARGSVMGGFGLAIPQASRQKDAAWTFVKWWLADPKNALLWGKTSNNIPGNLRAVNDPYFQNDPFWKPMTDTLRFARIRPTVPGYPPMEGNALVPNLQLFLEGKQDARTTLRKAQEAGDRVLRDNANP